The following coding sequences are from one Humulus lupulus chromosome X, drHumLupu1.1, whole genome shotgun sequence window:
- the LOC133805811 gene encoding uncharacterized protein LOC133805811, with translation MIQAEELPVDQILNRALNEISSALLSAITARTRAQAYYEQIEAKVLEKHQVKAAEELSAAEAKHAKELETVVRERDAAVTKLSAVEAVKDAAVKLREDTKLK, from the exons atgatccaagctgaagagctaccagtcgaccagatcctgaacagggctctgaacgagatctccagc gccttactttctgccattactgctcgtacccgagcccaggcctattatgagcagattgaggctaaagttcttgagaaacatcaggtgaaggcggccgaggaactttcggctgctgaggccaaacatgctaaggagttggagacggtggtccgagagagggatgcagcggtaaCCAAACTGTCCGCGGTTGAAGCTGTAAAAGacgcagcggttaagctgagggaaga